The genomic stretch CCCGCCGCGATGCCAACGCGGCATGGGCGAACAGGGCGAGCCCGCGGGCATAGGGGTCCATGCTGCCCGAGACGTCTAGCAGGAACACCAGCCTGCGCGGCCGGGACCCCGGCACCTTCCAGGCCCGGTCTATCGGGGCGCCGCCGCGGCGCATGTTCCGGCGCATCGTCGCCCGGAGATCAGGGCTTCCCCCGGTCCGGCGCCGCGACGGGCGCCGGCGGCGGGTCGGCCGTTCCTCGGCCGAGACTCGCAGGGCGGATATGAGCCGCCGCGCCTGCGCCCACTCGTCGGCTGTCAGCGCCGACAGGTCCCGCCGGCGAAGGATCTCGACGACCGAGTATCTGACCGCCTGGATCTCTTCGGCGCCGGCGTCCTCCGGCGCGTCGCCGGTCTCGGGTTCCCCGTCGTCGGTGGCGAGGACAACGGGGACCGCTTCGGTGACCAGCGGTGACAGTTCGACTGGTCTGTCCTCCCAGTACGCGGCGAAGACCCGGTCGAACACCGCCAGGTCCTCCTGCCTGTACACGAGGGTCGCCCGCGCGGCCCAGTACACCCGCTGGCGGTCAGCGAGGCCAACCTCTGCCAGAGCGCGGGCGAACAGAACGACCGAACCGGTCGGGACCGCCAGGCCGGCCCCGCGCAGCGCCGAGGCGAAACCCGTGACGATCCGGTCGGCGTCCGCCATGTCAGCTCCCGCGCAGCAAGGCGGAACGCACCAGTTCCGCGACTCCGACCGCCCTGACCCGTTCCTGGTCCTCCTGGTACTTGAGTACCGTCCCGAGGGTGAGGTCCAGGGTGTGCTCGTCGATCTCGCTCCGGCCCAACGACGCCAGCGCGGCCGCCCAGTCGATCGACTCGGCCACCCCCGGCGGCTTGTAGAGGTGCATCTCCCTCAGCGACTCGACCAGCGCGGCCACCTGCCTCGCCAGGCGAGGCACAGCTTCGGGCGCCCGCAAGCGGACGATCGCCACCTCCCGCTCGAAGTCCGGGTGCTCGACCCAGTGGTATAGGCACCGGCGCTTCAGGGCGTCGTGGACGTCCCTCGTCCGGTTGGAGGTGATGATCACGAGGGGAGGGTCGAGCGCCTTGAACGTCCCCAGCTCGGGGACGGTAACCGCGTACTCCGAGAGGAACTCGAGCAGGAAGGCCTCGAACTCGTCGTCTGAGCGGTCCACCTCGTCGATCAGGAGGACCGGCGGCACCGGGGCTGTGTGGTCGATCGCGCGCAAGAGCGGCCGACGTACCAGGAAACGCTCCGAGTAGACGTCGTCCTCGCTCGCAGACACCCCTCCCGCCTCTGCTGCACGCAGGTGGAGCAGTTGGCGCGCGTAGTCCCACTCGTAGACGGCCTGCGCCACGTCGATGCCCTCGTAGCACTGAAGGCGCAGCAGCTCGCCGCCGGTCCAGGCGGCCAGCACCTTCGCGACCTCGGTCTTGCCGACGCCAGCGTCGCCTTCGAGAAGCAGAGGTCTGTGCAACACCATCGCCAGAAAGATGGATGTCGCGAGTCCCTCATCGGCGAGGTAGCCGTGCGCGGCAAGAGCCGCGGCGACGTCGTCGACGCTCAAAGGGGTTAGCCGGTCGGGGCCTGTCACGCCCCCAGGCTAGGCAGCGCCGGCCTCTTCCAGGGCCCTGCGCACGAGAACCTGGGCCAAGTGACGCCTGTACTCGGCGCTGGCGTTGAGGTCCTCGGGCGGCTCCAGGCCGTCCGCCGCGTGAGCCGCGGCCTCCGAAGGCGTCGCTCCCGACGCCAGCGCGGACTCGACAGCGCCGGCTCGGATGGGTGTGGCTCCCATGTTGATCAGGCCGATACCGGGATTCGCTCCCGTCACCGCGGCGACCCCGACGATCGCCCAGTCCTGCGCGCGGCGGTTGAACTTCTGAAAGGACCAACCGGCCCCCGTCGCCTTCGGGACATTGATCTCGACGAGCATCTCGTCGGGTTCGAGGGCCGTCTCGAGGAAGCCCCTGAAGAAATCCGAGGCCTCGATCTGGCGCTTGCCGCTGGGCCCTTCGACCATGAACGTCGCGCCCAGCGCCAGGCACGCCGCCGGCAGGTCGGAGGCGGGATCGCCGTGCGCTATCGAACCACCGATCGTCCCGCGGTGGCGGACCTGCGGGTCGCCGATCTGCCCTGCGACGTGAGCGAGCAGGGGCGTATGGGATATCAGGACGTCGTTGATCTGCAGATCTCGGTGCCTGGTCAGGGCGCCCACCGCGACACGGTCGCCTTCCTCCCGCACGTAGGACAGGTCGGTCAACCTGCCGATGTCGACGAGAACGGACGGGGCGGCTAGACGGAGCTTCATGAGCGGCAGCAGTGAGTGGCCGCCCGCGAGCAGCTTCGCCTCCTCGCCGCCGTCGGTCAGCAGCTGGAGGGCCTCGCCGAGCGAGGAAGCCCTGCGGTACTCGAATGCCGCGGGGATCACTTGGCTGCCCCCTGACCGGAGGCGGCGAGAACGGCCTCGACGATGTTGTGGTAGCCGGTGCACCGGCAGAGGTTGCCCTCGAGCCCCTCGCGCACCTCGCGCTCGGTCGGGTGAGGGATCTCCTCCAGCAACGACACGGCCGCCATGACCATCCCCGGAGTGCAGTACCCGCACTGCAGCGCGTGGTGCTCACGGAACGCCTCTTGCATCGGGTGCATCTTGTCGCCGGTGGCCAGCCCCTCGATGGTGGTGATGTCGGTCCCGTCGGCCTGCACCGCCAGCATCGTGCACGACTTGACCGATTCGCCGTTCACGAGAACAGTGCACGCCCCGCATGAGGAAGTGTCGCAACCGATGTTGGTGCCGGTGAGTCCCACCACGTCGCGCAGGTAGTGGACCAGCAGGGTCCGCGGCTCGACGTCATGGTCGCGTGCCTCTCCGTTGACACGAACTGAGATCTTCATACCCTCCCCTTAACGGTGGTGAGAGGCCCCGTGACGCGGATGGCCGGGCCCGCGACCTGAAACTAGCCGTTCCCGTGACCGCCCGCGTGACCGCCCGCCGGGGGGACGGTGGTGGTGGCTTCGGGGAGGAGGATCCCGAACGCCTTCTCGCCTGGCATCACCAGCCCGTACTGCTGCCGGGCGACCTGCTCTATGTAGGCGGTGTTGTGCAGTTGGTTGACACGGTTGGTCAGCGCGGCGTTCTCCTGGGCGAGCACCGACGCTCTCCGCTGGGCAGCGGACATGGCCCGGGACTGCTCCAGCCAGGTACGCCCGGGAAGGAGGAACAAGAAGAGAATGCCCCCGGCGACGACGGCGACGAGCAGCGCCCGCACCGCGGTCCTCATAGCGGTGCGAAGGCCTTGCGGCCCGGGTATCGCGCGACGTCACCGAGGCCGCCCTCGATGCGCAGCAGCTGGTTGTACTTGGCGACCCTGTCGGAGCGCGCGGGCGCGCCGGTCTTGATCTGCCCGCACCCCGTCGCGACGGCGAGATCGGCGATGGTGGTGTCCTCGGTCTCACCGGAACGGTGCGATATCACAGCCGCGTAGGACGCACGTGCGGCGACTGCCATCGTGTCGAGTGTCTCCGAGAGAGTGCCGATCTGGTTCACCTTCACGAGGATCGCGTTCGCGACTCCGCCGTCGATACCGCGTTGGAGCCGCTCCTCGTTGGTCACGAACAGGTCGTCGCCGACGAGTTGGATCCGCTCACCGAGCATCTCGGTCAAAGCGGACCAGCCGTCCCAGTCGTCCTCCGACATCCCGTCCTCGATCGAGATGATGGGGTACCGGTCCGCGAGCTGAGCGAGGTAGCCGGCGAATTCGGGCGCCGGCAGCGAGCGGCCTTCTCCGGCCAGCACGTAGGAGCCGTCGCGGAAGAACTCAGTCGCCGCGGCGTCGACCGCGATGGCCATGTCGGAGGCGGGGGTCCTCCCGGCCTTCTCCATCGCTTCGACGAGGATTCTCACTGCTTCCTCGTTGGACGGGAGGTTCGGTGCAAACCCGCCCTCGTCGCCGATCGCCGTGGACAATCCCCGCTCGTGCAGGAGGGCTTTCAGTCCGTGGTAGGTCTCTGCGCACCACCGCAGGGCTTCGGAAAAAGACGCCGCCCCGACGGGGACGATCATGAACTCCTGGAGGTCGACGTTGTTGTCGGCGTGGGCCCCGCCGTTGATGACGTTCATCATCGGAACCGGCAGCACGTGCGCTCCGGCCCCGCCGATGTAACGGTAGAGAGGCAAGCCGACCTCGTCGGCGGCGGCGTGCGCGACTGCCAAGGACACGCCCAGCAGCGCGTTCGCTCCGAGCCGCCCCTTGTTGGCGGTGCCGTCGAGGTCGATCAGCGCGCTGTCGAGACCGCGCTGGTCGAGCGCCTCGAGACCGATGACGCTGTCGGCGATCTCGCCGTTGACGTTGGCCACGGCACGGCCGACACCCTTGCCGAGGTAGCGCTCGCCGCCGTCACGGAGCTCCACGGCTTCGTGGGTGCCGGTCGAGGCGCCCGACGGCACGGCCGCGCGCCCGACCGCGCCGGACTGCAGCAGGACCTCCACCTCGACGGTGGGGTTCCCGCGGGAGTCGAGGATTTCCCTCCCGACCAGCTGTTCGATCTCGCTCATGATGCAGATGTGACTCCTGTTGCTGGTGTGAGAACTGTATTACTTCGGCGCGCGGCCGGAGCGTCACTCCCCGAGATCGGGCCCCTGCCAGGACTTGACCTCGTCCCAGAGCTCGTCGGTCACCGGCACCCCGCGCCGCTCCGCCAGGGCCTCGACCGCTGTGAAACGCCGGCGGAATTTCGCCGACGCGTCCCTCAGCGCTGCCTCCGGGTCGATGCCGAGATGGCGGGCGACGTTGACAACCGAGAACAGCACATCGCCCAGCTCGTCGTTGACGTCGTGCCGGGACGAGGAGGAGGATGCGATCGCCTGCTCCAGCTCTGCGAGCTCCTCGCGGATCTTGGGCCACGCGCCGGCTGCGTCTTTCCAGTCGAAACCTACCGATGCGGCCTTCGACTGGAGCTTGAACGCGTACAGCAACGACGGAAGGTTCCCCGGAACCCCCTCCATCACGCTCGAGCGACCCTTCTGGGACTTCTTCATCTCCTCCCAGTTGGGCATCGGGGACCCCGCTGGGCCGAACACGTGCGGGTGGCGCTCGACCAGCTTGTCGTGCACTCCCCTGGCAACGTCCGCGAGCGTGAACTCGCCCTGCTCCGCTGCGAGAATCGCGTGGAACGCGATCTGGAACAGCAGGTCGCCCAGCTCCTCCTCCAGATGCGCGTACCCCGACGGGCTGCCGAGCTCGTCGATGGCCTCCAGCACCTCGTAGGTCTCCTCCAGCAGGTGCCGTGTCAGCGACTGGTGCGTCTGGCGCATGTCCCACGGGCAGCGGGCACGCAGCGTGCGCACCAGTTCCTCGAAGCGGACCAGCTCCGACGCCACGGGCTCGGCGAGGCCCGGCACCCACACGCAGGTCAGGTGGTCCGGCCGAACCTCTCGGTCGAGGTCGTCCCAGGAAACCTCGAACACGAGCTCGTCCGGCAGGCCCAAACGCTGCATCACCACTACCGGCGGACCGGCCTCGGTTGCGAGCTTGATATCCGACAGGACCGCGACGCTGTCGCACTGGCCGACCAGCATCGGGCCCGTCGCGCCCGCCGCCTCGGTGCGGAACCGGTGCCCGTCCACGAGGCGCACGCCGGCGTCCATCGGATCTACCCCGAGCCGTTCCCACGCCAGGTCCACGAACGACAGGCTCGGTATGACCTCGACCTCCACCTCTCGCTGCGCCCGCAGCAGGACCACCGACTGCTCGGCGACCAGAGGAGACCCGGGGACCGCGTACAGGACGTCGCCCGTCCGCGCTTCGCTGGTCAAGCGCTCGACGATCCCGCCGTAGACCTCTTCCATCGTCTGCGCGCTCTCGTAGAGGTCGTCGAATGTCTCCGCTGGCAGCGCAAGGTGCGCGCTGGGATGGCGCACAGTGCGAAGGAAGCGCTTCGGGATCGACGCGATGGCGGCCGTTGCGCCGGCACTCACGTGCCGGGGGTCACCCGGGCCGAGTCCTACGACGACGACCCGGCCCGCTTTCACGTCGAGGAGCCCGGTGTCCTTGGTGGCGCGACCTGCTTGCCCTTCCAGGTGCCGTAGGCCGGGTTCACCTTCACGCGGGCGTGTGCGAGAAGCGCGTCGACACTGCCGTTGGGGATGCCCTCGGCGTCGATGAATGCCACCGAGATCGTCCGCCGCAGTTCGGGGGTGAGGCCGATGATGTCGCGGCCGGTCACCTCTACGACCAGGTACCCGTACGGGGTCTTCACCGGCTGCGAGACGTGGCCCGTAGCCAACGCCATGATGGTGGATCTCAGGCCGGAGGGTTGCCTCTCGAGGTCCACCTGGCTGTAGCAGACCGGTGTCCCGCCGAGATGGTTTCCGGAGCTCAGCTTCTTCGCCGCGTCGAGGCTGAAGACGGCCGTCTGCAGCACACACACCCTCGAGAACCAGTACTGCTTGTACTGCTGGTAGATCTGGCTGATCGTCTGCGACAGTTCCGCGAGCGGCGGCGTGATGAGAGCGTCCTCGGCAAGGCGGTTCACCAGCGTGTCCCGGAAGGACGGCAGGAAGCTGGTCCAGCCGATCTGGCTGATCTCGCTCACGGCGCGCGCCGCCTGGAGGCCGGCCCGGCTGACGTGACGGCCGGTCGCGTGGAGGCGCTGGTGCACCACGCTGGAGCTGATCATGTCGGTGAGGATGCTGGAGACCCACCCGCTGTTGTACGTGCCCGGAGCATCGCCGACAACGAACACGCAAGCGGGGGGATCTTGCTGACACT from Acidimicrobiales bacterium encodes the following:
- the mazG gene encoding nucleoside triphosphate pyrophosphohydrolase — protein: MKAGRVVVVGLGPGDPRHVSAGATAAIASIPKRFLRTVRHPSAHLALPAETFDDLYESAQTMEEVYGGIVERLTSEARTGDVLYAVPGSPLVAEQSVVLLRAQREVEVEVIPSLSFVDLAWERLGVDPMDAGVRLVDGHRFRTEAAGATGPMLVGQCDSVAVLSDIKLATEAGPPVVVMQRLGLPDELVFEVSWDDLDREVRPDHLTCVWVPGLAEPVASELVRFEELVRTLRARCPWDMRQTHQSLTRHLLEETYEVLEAIDELGSPSGYAHLEEELGDLLFQIAFHAILAAEQGEFTLADVARGVHDKLVERHPHVFGPAGSPMPNWEEMKKSQKGRSSVMEGVPGNLPSLLYAFKLQSKAASVGFDWKDAAGAWPKIREELAELEQAIASSSSSRHDVNDELGDVLFSVVNVARHLGIDPEAALRDASAKFRRRFTAVEALAERRGVPVTDELWDEVKSWQGPDLGE
- a CDS encoding septum formation initiator family protein translates to MRTAVRALLVAVVAGGILFLFLLPGRTWLEQSRAMSAAQRRASVLAQENAALTNRVNQLHNTAYIEQVARQQYGLVMPGEKAFGILLPEATTTVPPAGGHAGGHGNG
- the eno gene encoding phosphopyruvate hydratase, which encodes MSEIEQLVGREILDSRGNPTVEVEVLLQSGAVGRAAVPSGASTGTHEAVELRDGGERYLGKGVGRAVANVNGEIADSVIGLEALDQRGLDSALIDLDGTANKGRLGANALLGVSLAVAHAAADEVGLPLYRYIGGAGAHVLPVPMMNVINGGAHADNNVDLQEFMIVPVGAASFSEALRWCAETYHGLKALLHERGLSTAIGDEGGFAPNLPSNEEAVRILVEAMEKAGRTPASDMAIAVDAAATEFFRDGSYVLAGEGRSLPAPEFAGYLAQLADRYPIISIEDGMSEDDWDGWSALTEMLGERIQLVGDDLFVTNEERLQRGIDGGVANAILVKVNQIGTLSETLDTMAVAARASYAAVISHRSGETEDTTIADLAVATGCGQIKTGAPARSDRVAKYNQLLRIEGGLGDVARYPGRKAFAPL
- a CDS encoding VWA domain-containing protein; the encoded protein is MADADRIVTGFASALRGAGLAVPTGSVVLFARALAEVGLADRQRVYWAARATLVYRQEDLAVFDRVFAAYWEDRPVELSPLVTEAVPVVLATDDGEPETGDAPEDAGAEEIQAVRYSVVEILRRRDLSALTADEWAQARRLISALRVSAEERPTRRRRPSRRRTGGSPDLRATMRRNMRRGGAPIDRAWKVPGSRPRRLVFLLDVSGSMDPYARGLALFAHAALASRRVGGVEVFAAGTRLTRITKELRRRDPDAALDAVAGAVEDWSGGTRLGASIRQFNDRWGVRGMARGAIVVICSDGWDRGDPEVVAAEMARLSRVARRVIWVNPLKASPGYEPLARGMAAALPYVDQFVEGHAVASLEDLARVISSGRRQKEPV
- a CDS encoding MoxR family ATPase; the encoded protein is MTGPDRLTPLSVDDVAAALAAHGYLADEGLATSIFLAMVLHRPLLLEGDAGVGKTEVAKVLAAWTGGELLRLQCYEGIDVAQAVYEWDYARQLLHLRAAEAGGVSASEDDVYSERFLVRRPLLRAIDHTAPVPPVLLIDEVDRSDDEFEAFLLEFLSEYAVTVPELGTFKALDPPLVIITSNRTRDVHDALKRRCLYHWVEHPDFEREVAIVRLRAPEAVPRLARQVAALVESLREMHLYKPPGVAESIDWAAALASLGRSEIDEHTLDLTLGTVLKYQEDQERVRAVGVAELVRSALLRGS
- a CDS encoding (2Fe-2S)-binding protein, producing MKISVRVNGEARDHDVEPRTLLVHYLRDVVGLTGTNIGCDTSSCGACTVLVNGESVKSCTMLAVQADGTDITTIEGLATGDKMHPMQEAFREHHALQCGYCTPGMVMAAVSLLEEIPHPTEREVREGLEGNLCRCTGYHNIVEAVLAASGQGAAK
- a CDS encoding xanthine dehydrogenase family protein subunit M; translated protein: MIPAAFEYRRASSLGEALQLLTDGGEEAKLLAGGHSLLPLMKLRLAAPSVLVDIGRLTDLSYVREEGDRVAVGALTRHRDLQINDVLISHTPLLAHVAGQIGDPQVRHRGTIGGSIAHGDPASDLPAACLALGATFMVEGPSGKRQIEASDFFRGFLETALEPDEMLVEINVPKATGAGWSFQKFNRRAQDWAIVGVAAVTGANPGIGLINMGATPIRAGAVESALASGATPSEAAAHAADGLEPPEDLNASAEYRRHLAQVLVRRALEEAGAA